A stretch of Eubalaena glacialis isolate mEubGla1 chromosome 10, mEubGla1.1.hap2.+ XY, whole genome shotgun sequence DNA encodes these proteins:
- the CELF1 gene encoding CUGBP Elav-like family member 1 isoform X7 produces MAAFKLDFLPEMMVDHCSLNSSPVSKKMNGTLDHPDQPDLDAIKMFVGQVPRTWSEKDLRELFEQYGAVYEINVLRDRSQNPPQSKGCCFVTFYTRKAALEAQNALHNMKVLPGMHHPIQMKPADSEKNNVEDRKLFIGMISKKCTENDIRVMFSSFGQIEECRILRGPDGLSRGCAFVTFTTRAMAQTAIKAMHQAQTMEGCSSPMVVKFADTQKDKEQKRMAQQLQQQMQQISAASVWGNLAGLNTLGPQYLALLQQTASSGNLNTLSSLHPMGGLNAMQLQNLAALAAAASAAQNTPSGTNALTTSSSPLSVLTSSAGSSPSSSSSSSVNPIASLGALQTLAGATAGLNVSSLAGMAALNGGLGSSGLSNGTGSTMEALTQAYSGIQQYAAAALPTLYNQNLLTQQSIGAAGSQKEGPEGANLFIYHLPQEFGDQDLLQMFMPFGNVVSAKVFIDKQTNLSKCFGFVSYDNPVSAQAAIQSMNGFQIGMKRLKVQLKRSKNDSKPY; encoded by the exons CTCAAAGAAAATGAACGGCACCCTGGACCACCCAGACCAACCGGATCTTGATGCTATCAAGATGTTTGTGGGCCAGGTTCCAAGGACCTGGTCAGAGAAGGATTTGAGGGAACTGTTTGAACAGTATGGTGCTGTCTACGAAATCAACGTCCTAAGGGATAGGAGCCAAAACCCTCCTCAGAGCAAAG GGTgctgttttgttacattttacACCCGAAAAGCTGCATTAGAAGCTCAGAATGCTCTTCACAACATGAAGGTCCTCCCAGGG atGCATCATCCTATACAGATGAAACCTGCCGACAGTGAGAAGAACAATG TGGAAGACAGGAAGCTGTTTATTGGTATGATTTCTAAGAAGTGCACTGAAAATGACATCCGAGTCATGTTCTCTTCATTCGGACAGATCGAAGAATGCCGGATATTGAGGGGACCTGATGGCCTGAGCCGAG GTTGTGCATTTGTGACTTTCACAACAAGAGCCATGGCACAGACAGCTATCAAGGCAATGCACCAAGCACAGACCATGGAG gGCTGCTCTTCCCCCATGGTGGTAAAATTTGCTGATACACAGAAGGACAAAGAGCAGAAGAGAATGGCCCAGCAGCTCCAGCAGCAGATGCAGCAAATCAGCGCAGCATCTGTGTGGGGAAACCTTGCTGGTCTAAATACTCTTGGACCCCAGTATTTAGCA CTCCTTCAGCAGACTGCCTCCTCTGGGAACCTCAACACCCTGAGCAGCCTCCACCCAATGGGAG GGTTAAATGCAATGCAGTTACAGAATTTGGCTGCACTAGCTGCTGCAGCTAGTGCAGCTCAGAACACACCAAGTGGTACCAATGCTCTCACTACATCCAGCAGTCCCCTCAGCGTACTCACCAGTTCAG CAGGGTCCTCACCCAGCTCCAGCAGCAGCAGCTCTGTCAATCCCATCGCCTCCCTTGGAGCCCTACAGACACTAGCTGGAGCAACAGCAGGCCTCAACGTCAGCTCTTTGGCAG GGATGGCTGCTTTAAATGGTGGGCTGGGCAGCAGTGGCCTTTCTAATGGCACTGGGAGCACCATGGAGGCCCTCACGCAGGCCTACTCGGGGATCCAGCAATATGCTGCAGCGGCGCTCCCCACTCTGTACAACCAGAACTTGTTGACACAGCAGAGTATTGGTGCTGCTGGAAGCCAGAAGGAAG GTCCAGAAGGAGCCAATCTGTTCATCTACCACCTGCCCCAGGAGTTTGGAGACCAGGACCTGCTGCAGATGTTTATGCCCTTTGGGAATGTCGTGTCTGCCAAGGTTTTCATAGACAAGCAGACAAACCTGAGCAAGTGTTTTG GTTTTGTAAGTTACGACAATCCTGTTTCGGCTCAAGCTGCCATCCAGTCCATGAACGGCTTTCAGATTGGCATGAAGCGGCTTAAAGTGCAGCTCAAACGTTCGAAGAATGACAGCAAGCCCTACTGA
- the CELF1 gene encoding CUGBP Elav-like family member 1 isoform X3 produces the protein MAAFKLDFLPEMMVDHCSLNSSPVSKKMNGTLDHPDQPDLDAIKMFVGQVPRTWSEKDLRELFEQYGAVYEINVLRDRSQNPPQSKGCCFVTFYTRKAALEAQNALHNMKVLPGMHHPIQMKPADSEKNNVEDRKLFIGMISKKCTENDIRVMFSSFGQIEECRILRGPDGLSRGCAFVTFTTRAMAQTAIKAMHQAQTMEGCSSPMVVKFADTQKDKEQKRMAQQLQQQMQQISAASVWGNLAGLNTLGPQYLALYLQLLQQTASSGNLNTLSSLHPMGGLNAMQLQNLAALAAAASAAQNTPSGTNALTTSSSPLSVLTSSAGSSPSSSSSSSVNPIASLGALQTLAGATAGLNVSSLAGMAALNGGLGSSGLSNGTGSTMEALTQAYSGIQQYAAAALPTLYNQNLLTQQSIGAAGSQKEGPEGANLFIYHLPQEFGDQDLLQMFMPFGNVVSAKVFIDKQTNLSKCFGFVSYDNPVSAQAAIQSMNGFQIGMKRLKVQLKRSKNDSKPY, from the exons CTCAAAGAAAATGAACGGCACCCTGGACCACCCAGACCAACCGGATCTTGATGCTATCAAGATGTTTGTGGGCCAGGTTCCAAGGACCTGGTCAGAGAAGGATTTGAGGGAACTGTTTGAACAGTATGGTGCTGTCTACGAAATCAACGTCCTAAGGGATAGGAGCCAAAACCCTCCTCAGAGCAAAG GGTgctgttttgttacattttacACCCGAAAAGCTGCATTAGAAGCTCAGAATGCTCTTCACAACATGAAGGTCCTCCCAGGG atGCATCATCCTATACAGATGAAACCTGCCGACAGTGAGAAGAACAATG TGGAAGACAGGAAGCTGTTTATTGGTATGATTTCTAAGAAGTGCACTGAAAATGACATCCGAGTCATGTTCTCTTCATTCGGACAGATCGAAGAATGCCGGATATTGAGGGGACCTGATGGCCTGAGCCGAG GTTGTGCATTTGTGACTTTCACAACAAGAGCCATGGCACAGACAGCTATCAAGGCAATGCACCAAGCACAGACCATGGAG gGCTGCTCTTCCCCCATGGTGGTAAAATTTGCTGATACACAGAAGGACAAAGAGCAGAAGAGAATGGCCCAGCAGCTCCAGCAGCAGATGCAGCAAATCAGCGCAGCATCTGTGTGGGGAAACCTTGCTGGTCTAAATACTCTTGGACCCCAGTATTTAGCA CTTTATTTGCAGCTCCTTCAGCAGACTGCCTCCTCTGGGAACCTCAACACCCTGAGCAGCCTCCACCCAATGGGAG GGTTAAATGCAATGCAGTTACAGAATTTGGCTGCACTAGCTGCTGCAGCTAGTGCAGCTCAGAACACACCAAGTGGTACCAATGCTCTCACTACATCCAGCAGTCCCCTCAGCGTACTCACCAGTTCAG CAGGGTCCTCACCCAGCTCCAGCAGCAGCAGCTCTGTCAATCCCATCGCCTCCCTTGGAGCCCTACAGACACTAGCTGGAGCAACAGCAGGCCTCAACGTCAGCTCTTTGGCAG GGATGGCTGCTTTAAATGGTGGGCTGGGCAGCAGTGGCCTTTCTAATGGCACTGGGAGCACCATGGAGGCCCTCACGCAGGCCTACTCGGGGATCCAGCAATATGCTGCAGCGGCGCTCCCCACTCTGTACAACCAGAACTTGTTGACACAGCAGAGTATTGGTGCTGCTGGAAGCCAGAAGGAAG GTCCAGAAGGAGCCAATCTGTTCATCTACCACCTGCCCCAGGAGTTTGGAGACCAGGACCTGCTGCAGATGTTTATGCCCTTTGGGAATGTCGTGTCTGCCAAGGTTTTCATAGACAAGCAGACAAACCTGAGCAAGTGTTTTG GTTTTGTAAGTTACGACAATCCTGTTTCGGCTCAAGCTGCCATCCAGTCCATGAACGGCTTTCAGATTGGCATGAAGCGGCTTAAAGTGCAGCTCAAACGTTCGAAGAATGACAGCAAGCCCTACTGA